One segment of Toxotes jaculatrix isolate fToxJac2 chromosome 8, fToxJac2.pri, whole genome shotgun sequence DNA contains the following:
- the irgq2 gene encoding immunity-related GTPase family, q2, translating into MADVFRGLNLLETLKESIESNKLSDVKDAVEDLLISRINLAVVGVRGDEKDTFINSLRGLGPGDEGAAPSSPPVATEEVAGYPNPKHPDFRLWDLPPVPDTSPFEPEGYMDRVKFLRYNAVFMTFTRTPHPNSVEVFLEARSLQRQTAYFILLASVEDTEKSLEEKRKVSLEILTSKGVTQPKVYLVRPSTLEKLDFPGLLEDMSKDLPEIRAHALLLALPTLTSNLVTQKKEAFKALVWAAASLSGGMSAIPVPLVASMVDSSVAVRILSKAQLSLCLDDESVEKLAKRRGIEPARLKGLRTCVLSVEITKGEVKKRLAAAEKDLATVSSKLVEMAMPRHARSASRSFAAMLQALNGAIDEMAVDAEKIVAAAVGEGK; encoded by the coding sequence ATGGCTGATGTTTTCAGAGGCCTGAACCTGCTTGAGACCCTCAAAGAATCCATAGAGAGCAATAAACTATCAGATGTCAAGGATGCAGTGGAAGATCTCCTGATCAGTAGGATCAACTTAGCTGTGGTGGGTGTCCGAGGGGATGAAAAAGACACTTTCATAAACTCACTCCGTGGCCTCGGACCTGGGGATGAGGGGGCAGCTCCGTCTTCACCCCCTGTTGCCACAGAAGAAGTGGCAGGctatcctaaccctaaacaTCCTGACTTCCGCCTGTGGGACCTGCCACCTGTGCCAGACACCTCCCCATTTGAACCCGAGGGATACATGGATAGAGTTAAATTCCTCCGCTACAATGCTGTCTTCATGACTTTCACACGTACACCACACCCCAACAGTGTGGAGGTGTTCTTGGAGGCCCGTTCACTGCAGCGACAAACGGCATACTTCATTCTCTTAGCTTCAGTAGAAGATACAGAAAAGAGCctggaagaaaagaggaaagtcAGTCTGGAAATACTGACATCAAAGGGTGTGACACAGCCTAAAGTTTATCTGGTCAGACCCTCCACACTGGAGAAGCTTGACTTCCCTGGTCTGTTGGAGGACATGAGCAAAGACCTTCCAGAAATCCGAGCCCATGCTCTTCTCTTGGCCCTGCCAACACTCACATCAAATCTGGTCACCCAGAAAAAGGAggcattcaaagcactggtatGGGCAGCTGCCTCGCTATCTGGTGGAATGTCGGCTATTCCTGTTCCCCTGGTGGCCTCTATGGTGGACTCAAGTGTAGCAGTGCGGATCCTATCAAAAGCTCAGTTATCTCTGTGCCTGGATGACGAATCAGTTGAGAAACTGGCCAAACGGCGAGGCATAGAACCCGCAAGACTTAAAGGGCTGCGGACTTGTGTGCTGTCAGTGGAGATCACCAAAGGCGAAGTGAAGAAGCGACTGGCAGCGGCAGAAAAGGACTTGGCCACAGTTTCATCGAAGCTAGTGGAGATGGCAATGCCCAGACATGCCCGTTCTGCCAGCCGCTCCTTTGCTGCCATGCTACAGGCTTTAAATGGCGCGATTGATGAAATGGCGGTCGATGCTGAAAAGAtagtggctgctgctgttggggAGGGGAAGTGA
- the LOC121185532 gene encoding sialic acid-binding Ig-like lectin 11: MFVLIWATLLFSVTNSNANSDVSVWGRQTCQSSQYCITLTDGEIKAEAGLCVVIPCSFTVPHDFTPKNLVWFKCEPPERRCGDSDIIFHTNNEQKVQSKFRGRVSLLEPDVGLKNCSIIINDLRETDSGSYQFRVNGPDNGFTFLSRATVSIKGLSQKPTVMIPPLTAGQQSTLTCTAPGLCSGSDPKITWMWSRAGEKDSRITENITDFKTENVTAVTQRHSSTLTFNSSAEHHSTNVTCKVSFRGNMTTEETVTLSVTYVKVKITGNISVKEGETLNLTCSVESFPPSFIKWMKFSEQNIQNGTEINVWNDTETYLQEESGMATLSISNVTAEDSGQYICTAKHLNNTLEESVDVTVIYMREAVITGNTTVQKGDVLNLTCSVESFPPSLITWTKLGFNTKLHNGTELKNDTGSATLIISDVTAEHSGQYICTAKHLDTTVRVRADVTVTWFSEILNNSGCELQSEVLTCVCISEGFPLPTIKWPLLKTQAEYSVITTVSNYTVNSTFILTANDHHNSSVECVSSNENGEAKENLTTRTNLSEQDDQYKKVLKLATRLETIVAFLIGVLLSTIICCLANKFHRKKQKSSGNLDETLEMVASQEDPLIYDGQVVEDDQTQDAEAPEDGTVAAEKTAPELDSELKDVEYASIDFSLLKRKSPRVAAEKQETEYAEIKKEVKEENEDDGGQKGEVLESKEEAIIEEDEETQRCVTEEEEGEDMAVYSNVRDIMDEMLTSVSLLEPALNQSNCSVIIKCFNESDSGSYEIRVFFTKDEKDSCTSTSRANITVTGINITDALGRTSNLTFNLSVEQHGTEVIYTFSFTDNNTTEEIVTLNVTCSNNLECLDQILDQLTQIVRDPKAIIAFLFGMLLSATICCLARICCRKKQRKSEKLAENLEMVTTQAAPLIDGGQPMEDNDGSHDREAAVGGPEAAGQSAPSGDMEPKEVEYSDIDFSVLKTKGPTEAEETQEPTETEYAEIKKETPEEGQDGGGEEGEVLEDAMIGENRVTEECMPAKEEEGEDVALYSNMDEIMDQT; this comes from the exons ATGTTTGTTCTCATCTGGGCgactctgcttttctctgtgacaAACAGCAACGCTAATTCAG ATGTATCAGTGTGGGGAAGACAAACGTGTCAGTCAAGTCAATACTGTATCACTCTGACTGATGGAGAAATAAAAGCTGAGGCTGGACTCTGTGTTGTGATACCGTGCTCTTTCACTGTTCCTCATGACTTTACACCCAAAAATTTAGTTTGGTTCAAATGTGAACCACCTGAAAGAAGATGTGGTGATTCAGACATAATATTCCACACTAACAACGAACAAAAAGTTCAGTCTAAGTTTAGAGGACGAGTGTCACTGTTAGAGCCTGATGTGGGTCtaaaaaactgcagcatcatcATTAATGACCTCAGGGAGACAGACTCTGGATCATATCAATTCAGAGTCAATGGTCCGGACAATGGATTTACATTCCTTTCAAGAGCAACTGTCTCCATTAAAG GTCTGAGTCAGAAGCCCACAGTGATGATTCCACCTCTGACAGCGGGACAGCAGTCCACCCTGACCTGCACTGCTCCTGGTCTCTGCTCTGGATCTGATCCTAAAATCACCTGGATgtggagcagagcaggagagaaggacTCTCGCATTACAGAAAATATCACTGACTTCAAGACTGAGAATGTGactgctgtcacacagagacacagctcaACTTTGACCTTTAACTCCTCAGCTGAACACCACAGCACCAATGTCACCTGTAAGGTCAGCTTCAGAGGAAACATGACTACAGAAGAGACAGTGACTCTGAGTGTGACCT ATGTAAAGGTTAAAATCACTGGGAATATAAGTGTGAAGGAGGGTGAGACTCTGAATCTGACCTGCAGTGTTGAAAGTTTCCCTCCATCATTTATCAAGTGGATGAAATTTTCTGagcaaaacattcaaaatggaACAGAAATCAATGTGTGGAACGACACTGAAACCTACCTGCAGGAAGAAAGTGGAATGGCCACTCTTTCTATCTCTAATGTGACAGCAGAAGATTCTGGACAGTACATCTGCACAGCAAAACATCTGAACAACACCTTGGAGGAAAGTGTTGATGTAACAGTGATAT ATATGAGAGAAGCTGTGATCACTGGGAACACAACTGTTCAGAAGGGAGATGTTCTGAATCTGACCTGCAGTGTTGAaagtttccctccatctcttatTACATGGACTAAACTTGGCTTCAACACAAAACTGCACAatggaactgaactgaaaaatgaCACTGGATCAGCTACACTTATCATCTCTGATGTGACAGCAGAACATTCTGGACAGTACATCTGTACAGCAAAACACCTGGACACGACTGTGAGAGTAAGAGCTGATGTAACTGTGACTT gGTTTTCAGAGATCTTAAACAACTCTGGATGTGAGCttcagtctgaggtcctgacctgtgtgtgtatcagtgagGGTTTTCCTTTACCCACCATCAAATGGCCGCTGTTGAAGACCCAGGCTGAGTACTCAGTCATTACCACTGTGTCAAACTACACAGTAAACAGCACCTTCATCCTAACTGCAAATGATCACCATAACAGTTCTGTTGAGTGTGTCAGCAGCAATGAGAATGGGGAAGCAAAAGAAAACCTCACCACCCGAACAAACTTGTCTGAACAAGATG ATCAAtacaaaaaagtattaaaacttGCTACCCGGCTGGAAACCATCGTTGCCTTTTTGATTGGTGTACTTCTTTCAACAATCATTTGCTGTTTGGCAAACAAATTCCACAG aaaaaaacagaagagttcTGGAAATCTGGACGAGACTCTGGAGATGGTGGCCAGTCAAGAGGATCCACTG ATATATGATGGTCAAGTCGTAGAAGATGATCAGACCCAGGACGCAGAGGCACCTGAAGATGGAACTgtggcagcagagaaaacagcccCTGAACTTGACAGTGAGCTAAAGGATGTGGAGTACGCCAGCATCGATTTCTCACTGTTGAAAAGAAAGAGTCCCCGGGTGGCAGCAGAGAAGCAAGAGACGGAGTAcgctgaaattaaaaaagaagtgaaagaggaaaatgaagatgATGGTGGACAGAAAGGTGAAGTGTTGGAGAGCAAAGAGGAGGCCATTatagaggaggacgaggagacaCAACGTTGTGtcacagaagaggaagaaggggaaGACATGGCAGTGTACTCAAATGTCAGGGATATAATGGATGAGAT GCTGACATCAGTGTCACTGTTGGAGCCTGCCCTGAACCAGAGCAACTGCAGCGTCATCATCAAATGCTTCAATGAGTCAGACTCTGGATCATATGAAATCAGAGTTTTTTTTACCAAGGATGAGAAGGACAGCTGCACATCCACTTCTAGAGCAAATATTACTGTTACAGGTATC AACATCACAGACGCTCTGGGGCGAACCTCAAATCTGACCTTCAACCTGTCAGTTGAACAGCATGGTACAGAGGTCATCTACACGTTCAGCTTCACAGACAACAACACTACAGAGGAGATAGTGACTCTGAATGTGACCT GCTCAAATAACTTGGAATGCCTGGACCAGATTTTAGATCAACTCACACAGATTGTTCGAGATCCGAAAGCTATCATTGCATTTTTGTTTGGGATGCTTCTTTCAGCAACCATCTGCTGTTTGGCTAGAATATGCTGCAG aaaaaaacagaggaaatctGAAAAGCTGGCTGAGAACCTGGAGATGGTGACCACTCAAGCAGCTCCACTG ATTGATGGTGGTCAACCAATGGAAGATAATGATGGCAGCCATGACCGAGAGGCAGCTGTAGGAGGACCTGAGGCTGCTGGGCAATCAGCTCCTAGTGGTGACATGGAACCAAAAGAGGTGGAGTACTCTGACATTGACTTCTCCGTGTTGAAAACAAAGGGTCCCACAGAGGCCGAGGAGACGCAGGAACCCACTGAGACAGAGTATGCCGAAATTAAGAAAGAAACACCAGAGGAGGGACAAGATGGCGGCGGAGAGGAAGGTGAAGTGTTGGAGGATGCGATGATAGGGGAGAATAGGGTGACAGAAGAGTGTATGCCagcaaaggaggaggaaggtgaggatGTGGCACTGTATTCTAACATGGATGAAATTATGGATCAGACTTGA